From the genome of Colletotrichum higginsianum IMI 349063 chromosome 4, whole genome shotgun sequence, one region includes:
- a CDS encoding Sym-1 yields the protein MLGWYQARLAARPLLTQSITTAVLFATGDITAQQLVDKRGLEKHDFARTGRMALYGGVIFGPVATNWFKFLQHNVVLKNKNAEILARVAVDQGVFAPVMISVFLSSMATLEGSSIQEKLDKNYKTALTSNYMLWPFVQMINFKLVPLHHRVLFVNVISIGWNSYLSFLNSQ from the exons ATGCTCGGCTG GTACCAAGCGAGACTCGCGGCTCGCCCGCTGCTCACCCAGAGcatcaccaccgccgtccTCTTCGCGACCGGTGACATCACCGcccagcagctcgtcgacaagCGCGGTCTCGAGAAGCATGACTTTGCCCGTACCGGCCGCATGGCCCTGTACGGTGGTG TCATCTTCGGCCCCGTCGCCACCAACTGGTTCAAGTTCCTCCAGCACAATGTGGTTctcaagaacaagaacgCCGAGATCCTTGCCCGGGTCGCTGTCGACCAGGGTGTCTTCGCCCCCGTCATGATCAGCGTCTTCCTGTCCTCCATGGCCACGCTCGAGGGCAGCTCGATccaggagaagctcgacaagAATTACAAGACAGCGCTCACCTCCAACTACATGCTCTGGCCGTTTGTGCAGATGATCAACTTCAAGCTCGTCCCCCTCCACCACCGCGTTCTTTTCGTCAACGTCATCAGCATCGGCTGGAACTCGTACCTCAGCTTCTTGAACAGCCAATAA
- a CDS encoding Phytanoyl-CoA dioxygenase, whose product MTAPSLLDRLNRDGFVVVPSILAEDQLTKLRHATQQATALARAGKWPNVRTLPKQFPPWPTATPEAPPQGIWGVQSMMHPDMPNSDIFVQTYFSDAVIEPTKQLLQCSDNDLVMELFNLLVRPDQDFELRWHRDDIPATATPEQELDRLNKPAYSAQWNLALYDDNSLIVVPGSHTRARTDVERNADPYEKEIPNKLLVELKAGDIVFYNNNILHRGAYVANKERMTLHGSAGHVKGSSLRARNVLQHGLKDWVDRVDLGALGERERARAKNMRRMLVEMGQEAGEVGYSLEG is encoded by the coding sequence ATGACTGCCCCTAGTCTGCTCGACCGCCTCAACAGAgacggcttcgtcgtcgtgccttcgatcctcgccgaggatcAACTCACGAAGCTCCGGCACGCTACTCAACAGGCCACGGCGCTGGCCCGAGCCGGCAAATGGCCCAATGTACGAACTCTTCCGAAGCAGTTTCCTCCGTGGCCAACTGCCACGCCAGAAGCACCACCCCAGGGCATCTGGGGCGTGCAGAGCATGATGCACCCTGATATGCCCAATAGCGACATCTTTGTCCAGACCTACTTCTCGGATGCCGTCATCGAGCCTACCAAACAGCTTCTGCAATGCAGCGACAACGATCTCGTAATGGAACTGTTCAACCTGCTTGTCCGGCCGGACCAAGACTTCGAGCTCCGGTGGCACAGAGACGACATTCCGGCGACGGCCACCCCGGAACAAGAGCTGGACCGGCTCAATAAGCCGGCGTATTCGGCACAATGGAATCTAGCTCTTTACGACGATAACAGCCTCATTGTCGTCCCGGGTTCGCACACCAGGGCCAGAACAGACGTGGAGCGCAACGCGGATCCGTATGAGAAGGAAATCCCGAACAAACTGCTCGTCGAGCTGAAGGCGGGCGACATTGTCTTCTACAACAACAATATCCTGCACCGCGGCGCGTATGTCGCCAACAAGGAACGCATGACGCTGCACGGAAGCGCGGGTCACGTCAAGGGCAGCAGCCTCCGAGCACGCAACGTGCTCCAACACGGGCTAAAGGATTGGGTGGACAGGGTCGACCTGGGTGCGCtgggcgagagggagagggcgagggccAAGAACATGCGGAGAATGCTGGTCGAGATGGGACAGGAAGCGGGGGAAGTGGGATACTCTCTTGAGGGGTAA
- a CDS encoding Duf1713 domain-containing protein, whose protein sequence is MLPSSVRRVVASAPQAPIVASLSTSAPRAATATFTLQQRPGGHQRRWSSSSPSSPNNNGSKDIPGQGQSVHASTSSNSSSSKSNGEKRKRKSKDTAEREATQKLPSVPSTQHLSQEALGLSTFFSLHRPISVTHSMPKSVTEEAFAAIFKPRTKANKVTDVISTLSRTTDDLEGAMAKMTVASQEVDASGEPVQKIDLKHPDGSESSVYVQLNSMAGQFVPFRPPPAPEAMGATDAHAESAIEDSLDETPHHRVYKAMFTIEETTDADGQVQVLAHSPKIMQDEVPRSFLERMALRQMRFDEAQGHDTMQAISVKRQRKLKMKKKKYKKLMKRTRNLRRKLDRI, encoded by the exons ATGTTGCCCTCCTCGGTGCGGCGCGTGGTCGCCTCGGCACCACAGGCTCCTATCGTCGCCTCCCTCAGCACCTCGGCTCCGAGAGCGGCTACCGCGACCTTCACCCTTCAGCAGAGACCTGGCGGCCACCAGAGACGATGGTCCTCGTCAAGCCCCTCCAGCCCGAACAACAACGGCTCCAAGGACATTCCCGGCCAGGGCCAGTCCGTCCAtgcctcgacgtcgtccaactccagcagcagcaagtcCAACGGCGAGAAGCGGAAACGGAAGAGCAAGGACACCGCCGAGAGGGAGGCTACGCAGAAGCTGCCTAGCGTGCCCAGCACACAACACTTGTCTCAAGAGG CCCTGGGATTGTCAACCTTTTTCTCCCTGCATCGACCGATATCTGTGACCCACAGCATGCCCAAGTCGGTGACGGAGGAAGCCTTTGCCGCCATCTTCAAGCCCCGGACCAAGGCGAACAAGGTCACCGACGTCATCTCGACACTATCAAGGACGACTGAcgatctcgagggcgccaTGGCCAAAATGACGGTCGCGAGCCAGGAGGTGGATGCGTCAGGCGAGCCGGTTCAGAAGATCGATCTCAAGCACCCTGACGGTAGCGAGTCGAGCGTCTACGTCCAGCTCAACTCCATGGCCGGACAGTTCGTGCCCTtccgcccccctcccgcGCCCGAGGCCATGGGCGCTACCGATGCGCATGCTGAGTCCGCCATTGAGGACTCGCTTGACGAGACTCCCCACCACCGCGTCTACAAGGCCATGTTTACCATAGAGGAGacgaccgacgccgacggccaggtCCAGGTGCTCGCCCACAGCCCCAAGATTATGCAGGACGAGGTCCCCCGCTCGTTTCTCGAGCGCATGGCCCTGCGCCAGATGAGATTCGACGAGGCGCAAGGCCACGACACCATGCAGGCCATCAGCGTCAAGCGCCAACGCAAGctgaagatgaagaagaagaagtatAAGAAGCTGATGAAGCGCACGCGCAACTTGCGCCGCAAGCTGGACAGAATATAA
- a CDS encoding Nucleolar atpase, which produces MVSLRRPQQARSRQLTPLPRQLRALSKMSSRKAVDQRIPNLIYNGLQEKKRSFFVVVGDHAKDVIVNLHYLMSQRDIKQNKSVLWAYKNKLLGFTSHRKKRENKIKKEIKRGTREANESDPFELFVSLHNIRYVYYKETEKVLGNTFGMCILQDFEAMTPNILARTIETVEGGGLVVLLLKGMTSLKQLYTMSMDIHSRYRTEAHDDVVARFNERFILSLGSCDSCLVIDDEMNVLPISGGKNVKGLPPADKDIVKTEAQQELEDMKEALQDTQPVGSLVTLAKTVDQAKALLTFVDAIAEKTLRSTVTLTAARGRGKSAAMGVAVAAAVAHGYSNIFITSPSPENLKTLFEFVFKGFDALGYADHADYSIIQSTNPDFNKAIVRVNIHRAHRQTIQYIRPQDAHVLGQAELVVIDEAAAIPLPLVRKLMGPYLVFMASTINGYEGTGRSLSLKLIKQLREQSRPGAKTKDDTEVADRTTGKTAKDQGSSHQASRSLREITLSEPIRYAQGDSVEKWLNKLLCLDATLPKAKAGSQGCPDPSQCELLKVNRDTLFSFHPVPEKFLQQMVALYVASHYKNSPDDLQLMSDAPAHELYVLIAPTSDGKLPEPLCVIQVALEGKISRQSVINSLSRGQRPSGDLIPWLVSQQYQDDEFASLSGARVVRIATNPEYVSMGYGTKALQLLTEFYEQKFTNLSEDADLTMEETLPRVTDAELANTSLLADDVHIRDINKLPPLFARFSEIRPAALDYVGVSYGLTQQLHKFWKRASFAPVYLRQTANDLTGEHTCVMLRPLENTADQSWLGAFSRDFQRRFQSLLSYQFREFQSVVALSIDESANAGAKLDGTEPTALTKVELDRLLTPFDLKRLESYANNMLDYHVILDLVPTLASLYFTGKLKGDIKLTGVQQAILLAIGLQRKDMDIISQELSLPSSQLLAMFIKILRKITAHFGSLVNAAAEAELPRANTIGVSQENASGAHDDEVVDKRFAPLETSLEDELEEGGDEALAKLRKKQRELIDSLPLDQYEVDGDAPAWAEAEQAIKEGKSGVVSIKTGKSKRKAGPTAAEIYDEALGEKKSHKKAKKSKKDRD; this is translated from the exons ATGGTAAGCTTGCGCCGACCTCAGCAAGCCCGTAGCCGCCAACTTACACCACTACCCCGCCAACTGCGAGCTCTTTCCAAGATGTCGTCGCGCAAGGCAGT AGACCAGCGGATCCCGAATCTCATTTACAACGGCTtgcaggagaagaagcgaaGCTTCTTTGTCGTTGTCGGAGACCATGCCAAGGATGTCATTGTAAACCTCCACTACTTGATGTCCCAGCGAGACATCAAGCAGAACAAGTCTGTCCTGTGGGCATACAAGAACAAGCTCCTGGGCTTCACCAG TCACCGCAAGAAGCGTGAGAACAAGATCAAGAAGGAGATCAAGCGCGGCACCCGCGAAGCCAACGAGTCCGACCCCTTCGAGCTTTTCGTGTCCCTCCACAACATCCGATATGTCTACTACAAGGAGACCGAGAAGGTACTCGGAAACACCTTTGGCATGTGCATTCTGCAAGACTTTGAGGCCATGACACCGAACATCCTGGCGAGAACGATTGAGACGGTCGAGGGTGGCGGTCTGGTCGTCCTCCTGCTCAAGGGTATGACCAGCTTGAAGCAGCTGTACACCATGTCCATGGACATCCACTCGCGATACCGGACAGAGGCGCACGACGACGTTGTCGCTCGTTTCAACGAGCGCTTCATCCTCTCCCTGGGAAGCTGCGACTCTTgtctcgtcatcgacgacgaaATGAACGTCCTACCCATCTCGGGCGGCAAGAACGTCAAGGGACTGCCGCCGGCCGACAAGGACATTGTCAAGACGGAAGCGCAGCAGGAATTGGAGGACATGAAGGAGGCCCTACAAGATACCCAACCAGTCGGCTCCCTGGTTACCCTTGCGAAGACGGTCGACCAGGCCAAGGCGCTGCTGACCTTTGtggacgccatcgccgagaaAACCCTGAGGAGCACGGTGACCTTGACTGCCGCCAGAGGACGTGGAAAATCTGCGGCCATGGGTGTGGCTGTTGCGGCTGCTGTAGCACACGGCTACAGCAATATCTTCATCACTTCCCCCTCGCCCGAGAACTTGAAGACTCTGTTCGAGTTCGTCTTCAAGGGCTTTGATGCGCTCGGCTACGCAGATCACGCCGATTACTCCATCATCCAGTCCACGAACCCTGACTTCAACAAGGCCATCGTCAGAGTCAACATTCACCGGGCGCATCGCCAGACGATCCAGTACATCAGACCCCAGGATGCTCACGTTCTGGGCCAGGCAGAGCTGGTCGTCATCgatgaggccgccgccatcccctTACCCCTGGTTCGCAAGCTCATGGGTCCTTACCTGGTCTTCATGGCCTCCACCATCAACGGTTACGAGGGCACCGGACGTTCGTTGTCGCTGAAGCTGATCAAGCAGCTGAGGGAGCAGTCAAGACCTGGCGCGAAGACCAAGGACGACACAGAGGTTGCTGACCGCACCACGGGCAAGACGGCCAAGGACCAGGGCTCAAGCCACCAGGCCAGCCGCTCTCTTCGCGAGATCACTCTGTCGGAGCCCATCAGATACGCCCAGGGCGACTCCGTCGAAAAGTGGTTGAACAAGCTTCTGTGTCTGGATGCCACCCTccccaaggccaaggccggcagcCAAGGCTGCCCGGACCCGTCCCAGTGCGAGCTGCTGAAGGTCAACCGCGATactctcttctctttccaCCCTGTTCCTGAGAAGTTCCTGCAGCAGATGGTGGCTCTCTACGTCGCCAGCCACTACAAGAACTCCCCCGACGACCTCCAACTGATGAGTGACGCCCCCGCTCACGAGCTTTACGTGCTCATTGCGCCGACATCAGACGGAAAGCTTCCTGAGCCCCTCTGTGTCATCCAGGTTGCCTTGGAAGGTAAGATCAGCAGACAAAGCGTCATCAACAGCTTGAGCAGAGGACAACGGCCTTCCGGCGATTTGATCCCCTGGCTCGTGAGCCAGCAGTACCAGGACGATGAGTTCGCCTCCCTGTCCGGTGCGCGTGTCGTGAGGATAGCCACGAACCCGGAGTACGTGTCGATGGGATACGGCACCAAGGCTCTGCAACTGCTCACCGAATTTTACGAGCAAAAGTTCACCAATCTGTCCGAGGATGCCGATCTTACCATGGAGGAGACGCTGCCGAGGGTGACGGATGCGGAGCTGGCCAACACATCCCTGCTCGCAGACGATGTCCACATCAGAGACATCAACAAGCTGCCACCGCTGTTTGCGAGATTCTCTGAGATCAGACCCGCCGCTCTGGACTACGTCGGTGTCAGCTACGGCTTGACACAGCAGCTCCACAAGTTCTGGAAGCGTGCCTCATTCGCCCCCGTCTACCTCAGGCAAACGGCCAACGACCTGACGGGCGAGCACACGTGCGTCATGCTCCGGCCCCTGGAGAACACCGCAGACCAGTCATGGCTCGGCGCCTTCTCGAGAGATTTCCAGCGGCGGTTCCAGTCGCTGCTCTCGTACCAGTTCCGAGAGTTCCAGTCTGTGGTTGCGCTCAGCATCGACGAGTcggccaacgccggcgcgAAGCTCGATGGCACTGAGCCTACGGCTCTGACCAAGGTTGAGCTCGACAGGCTCCTGACACCTTTCGACCTGAAGCGTCTCGAGTCTTACGCCAACAACATGTTAGACTACCACGTCATTCTTGACCTCGTCCCCACCCTGGCCAGCCTGTACTTCACGGGCAAGCTCAAGGGCGATATCAAGTTGACGGGTGTCCAGCAGGCTATTCTGTTGGCCATCGGCCTGCAAAGGAAGGATATGGACATCATCTCCCAGGAGCTGTCTCTCCCGTCTTCGCAACTTCTGGCTATGTTCATCAAGATTCTGCGCAAGATCACGGCCCACTTTGGCAGTTTGGTcaacgctgccgccgaggccgagctgccCAGGGCCAATACCATTGGTGTCAGCCAGGAGAATGCGTCGGGCGCgcatgacgacgaggttgtgGACAAGAGGTTCGCTCCGCTTGAGACGTCtctcgaggacgagctcgaagAGGGAGGCGACGAGGCTCTGGCCAAGCTGCGGAAGAAGCAGCGCGAGCTTATCGACTCCCTTCCCCTCGACCA ATATgaagtcgacggcgatgctCCCGCATGGGCCGAGGCAGagcaggccatcaaggagggcaagtcGGGGGTTGTCAGCATCAAGACGGGCAAGTCAAAGCGCAAGGCGGgaccgacggcggcggagataTACGACGAGGCCCTTGGGGAGAAGAAGTCTCACAAGAAGGCTaagaagtccaagaaggATAGAGACTAA